In Pseudorasbora parva isolate DD20220531a chromosome 20, ASM2467924v1, whole genome shotgun sequence, a single window of DNA contains:
- the gsap gene encoding gamma-secretase-activating protein, whose protein sequence is MLRLNPTFDTQKDVVSSILAKEERANIGVLEPRILSVERDGGVVYSWRGATGTTRIGKYDPMSTENKLLYTFDKQVCVSSCSLNKEETLLAVSLSQSTQGECRFKPVSKCLTLLIEIHPINNTKVLKAVDCKVKVQFLYPKTCRTTVLESHLLLAAEDGYVDQYHITLTRQEGYRVVMQNPDRLSRERVAEEFIWVQWDSDTQRLFYLTAREKHTLKCVQFYPDRNFETMFELPLEMPKISSVTSVRFVNFGYDHYRDMKDEGLRLEVFTSPTGTMCVCYSHPVRWHKDATYTIAFVHRGCSKTFTVSLEKGSAPAHFPTVYPIFIHLDYYIVVYLADHFLHLINCRQQDLLCYSLFLSGADGHIEALSLGSEVVSMSGSRLLDVRAGKMYTMDLNPDFLLELLSSDRPEAQRLAALHCMLVYLQPNPVIELKIINWISENVMSFDAFDQIQEFILASLYRISYQQCVSLDKLLPYSCVLEKKELPVALTAIPGVKCTPELLCQPIIKGKGKSLQGYWEELQHVLDRMRYFEAVPSPRFRTNLIKEDWIRFQAAMNSEKKKSPHSYRQIEENTKKVLSMVDTWRLDRRVVPLFQEEDQQQRVLVGLMVDKLREHLNKHLSRLGKKKIDLLVVNYAAKLLELVWHVLELVWEKLKLGPWVLCIKQQGSSEEWAMFHVMFRILEATKGLCLPLPPGYSTLLSVLGVRCLPQYTFLQYVDHGLLQLTEPFVSRIMTGLDNSDANEQLKFSILKRLPEHMEQKVSQRWDHPITSACISREYIRTLLDKYSESRDSELLDYGKSSFYPDFLPLNYLAKILSNREEQAQNPFEEQENVDVRFVEETALKQTLIKLGFEVK, encoded by the exons CACTTTTGACAAGCAAGTGTGTGTCAGCAGCTGCTCTTTAAATAAAGAAGAAACACTCCTGG CGGTCAGTCTATCTCAGTCCACACAGGGAGAATGCCGCTTTAAACCAG TGTCAAAATGTTTAACACTTCTCATTGAAATACACCCAATCAACAACACAAAGGTCCTGAAAGCAGTGGATTGCAAGGTCAAAGTGCAG TTTCTTTATCCCAAAACATGCCGGACCACCGTACTAGAGAGTCATCTGCTGTTGGCGGCAGAGGATGGCT aTGTTGATCAGTACCACATAACTCTGACGAGGCAGGAGGGTTACAGGGTG GTGATGCAGAATCCTGATCGTCTGAGCAGAGAGAGAGTGGCTGAGGAGTTCATTTGGGTTCAGTGGGACTCAGACACTCAAAGACTCTTCTACCTCACTGCACGG GAGAAACACACACTGAAGTGTGTACAGTTTTACCCCGATCGCAACTTTGAGACCATG TTTGAGCTTCCATTGGAGATGCCAAAAATTTCTTCTGTCACTTCTGTGAG GTTTGTTAACTTTGGGTACGATCATTATCGGGACATGAAGGACGAGGGTCTCAGGTTAGAGGTGTTCACCAGCCCAACAG GAACCATGTGTGTGTGCTACAGCCATCCGGTGCGCTGGCATAAGGATGCCACATACACTATCGCATTTGTGCACAGAG GCTGCAGTAAGACGTTCACCGTATCTCTAGAGAAAGGCTCTGCACCTGCTCATTTTCCAACCGTCTATCCTATCTTCATTCATCTGG ATTATTATATAGTGGTGTACCTGGCTGATCATTTCCTGCACCTGATCAACTGCAGACAACAAGACCTGCTCTGCTACAGTCTTTTCCTGTCAG GGGCAGATGGTCATATTGAAGCACTGAGTTTGGGCAGTGAGGTTGTGAGTATGTCTGGCAGCAGGCTGCTTGATGTCCGAGCTGGCAAGATGTACACCATGGATCTCAACCCTGACTTCCTGCTTGAGCTTCTCAGTTCAGACAGGCCTGAGGCCCAGAGGCTCGCTGCCCTGCACTGCATGCTGGTCTACCTGCAGCCAAATCCTGTGATAGAGCTTAAG ATTATAAACTGGATCAGTGAGAATGTCATGAGCTTTGATGCTTTTGATCAGATTCAGGAGTTCATTCTAG CCTCCTTGTACAGAATAAGCTACCAGCAGTGTGTGAGCCTAGATAAGTTGTTGCCGTACTCCTGTGTGCTTGAAAAGAAG GAGCTTCCTGTTGCTCTCACGGCAATCCCTGGGGTGAAATGCACCCCTGAACTGCTCTGTCAACCAATAATCAAAGGGAAG GGTAAAAGCCTGCAGGGTTACTGGGAGGAGCTACAGCATGTTTTGGACAGAATGAGGTACTTTGAGGCGGTACCGAGCCCACGCTTCAGGACCAATCTGATTAAGGAGGACTGGATCAGATTTCAGGCTGCTATG AACTCGGAGAAGAAGAAATCTCCCCACTCTTATCGCCAGATTGAGGAGAACACCAAAAA AGTTCTGTCCATGGTTGACACCTGGCGTTTGG ATAGGCGAGTAGTTCCCCTGTTTCAGGAGGAAGACCAACAGCAGAGGGTGCTGGTGGGCCTG ATGGTGGACAAACTCAGAGAACACTTGAACAAGCATTTATCACGATTGGGGAAGAAAAAGATTGATTTGCTGGTGGTGAATTATGCTGCAAAGCTG CTTGAACTGGTCTGGCATGTGTTGGAATTGGTATGGGAGAAGCTGAAGTTGGGCCCCTGGGTGCTCTGCAT TAAGCAGCAGGGAAGTTCAGAAGAGTGGGCAATGTTTCATGTGATGTTTCGCATTCTGGAAGCGACTAAAGGGCTCTGTCTCCCCCTCCCTCCAG GTTATTCTACACTGTTAAGTGTCCTCGGAGTCCGTTGTCTCCCACAGTACACTTTTCTCCAGTATGTGGACCACGGCCTTCTTCAGCTCACAGAACCATTTGTTTCACGCATTATGACAG GTTTAGATAACAGTGATGCCAATGAGCAGCTGAAGTTCAGTATATTGAAAAGACTTCCAGAG caTATGGAGCAGAAAGTGAGCCAGCGGTGGGATCACCCCATCACCTCTGCGTGCATCTCCAGGGAATACATCAGGACTCTATTGGACAAATACTCAGAGAGCAGG gaCTCTGAACTGTTGGACTATGGCAAGTCAAGTTTCTATCCTGACTTTCTGCCTCTAAACTACCTCGCCAAGATTCTCTCCAACAGGGAGGAACAAG CTCAGAACCCTTTTGAAGAGCAGGAGAATGTGGATGTCAGGTTTGTGGAGGAGACGGCCTTAAAGCAGACTCTAATCAAGCTGGGCTTCGAAGTCAAGTAA